A region of Salvia splendens isolate huo1 chromosome 17, SspV2, whole genome shotgun sequence DNA encodes the following proteins:
- the LOC121774876 gene encoding uncharacterized protein LOC121774876 isoform X2 gives MHMGGGLGLRFIMLKYTPLSMNYCCIDEVELKDDTERNLEELEFKGNCLHQGIPVSPGIVCVSDTMYMFGGVIYSVPQPVLSKQMTLTNCLSYAPLPSDSSPVTWTRSPTGMSVDRVNPMVAPLHDGRIFICGGTYIRSSWAEVYDPKTCQFLSLQLPMSVAKIPIPISCFQYTNELVLIYYDAWFYNQDEYEGRARMSCNIEGYEPTLLQYNLVSNYWQVFARELPEPYLDPYKRNLVYVGGDILFMMDYSYSWLVYNLSSKKVGNVEVELPDAAVIEAFYVGNTHTTHTSWVFYVFLRHKVNYITGGVRYAKVEVVQGKDGDYIATVQMNGVLRVPLFSDMYMFGFKARSKRDAEEQLPEKKGKEKMMRIE, from the exons ATG CATATGGGGGGTGGTCTAGGTCTACGCTTCATTATGTTGAAGTACACGCCTCTGAGTATGAACTACTGTTGTATTGACGAGGTGGAATTGAAGGATGATACTGAACGTAATCTAGAAGAATTAGAATTTAAAGGAAATTGTTTGCATCAGGGCATTCCAGTTAGCCCTGGAATTGTTTGTGTCAGTGATACCATGTACATGTTCGGAGGTGTCATCTACTCGGTCCCACAGCCCGTTTTAAGTAAACAAATGACGTTGACAAACTGCTTGTCATATGCACCACTTCCGAGTGATTCTTCTCCTGTGACTTGGACTCGTAGCCCCACTGGTATGAGTGTAGACCGAGTCAACCCCATGGTAGCCCCATTACACGATGGCAGGATATTCATCTGTGGTGGCACTTATATAAGAAGTAGTTGGGCTGAGGTCTACGACCCGAAGACATGCCAGTTCCTCAGTCTGCAATTGCCTATGAGCGTGGCTAAGATTCCCATACCAATATCTTGCTTTCAGTACACCAATGAATTGGTACTGATATACTATGATGCCTGGTTTTACAATCAAGACGAATACGAAGGCAGAGCCCGCATGTCCTGCAACATTGAAGGATACGAACCAACACTCCTCCAGTACAATTTGGTATCAAACTATTGGCAAGTCTTTGCAAGGGAATTACCTGAGCCATACCTTGACCCGTATAAGAGGAACCTCGTCTATGTGGGTGGAGACATTCTATTCATGATGGACTACTCATATAGCTGGTTGGTCTACAATCTGTCCTCAAAGAAGGTGGGAAACGTGGAGGTGGAGCTTCCGGATGCGGCTGTGATTGAAGCTTTCTATGTCGGCAACACTCATACCACACACACTAGTTGGGTCTTCTATGTATTCCTTCGTCATAAGGTTAATTATATAACTGGTGGTGTTCGATATGCCAAGGTCGAAGTTGTGCAAGGCAAGGACGGGGATTACATTGCTACTGTGCAGATGAACGGTGTCCTGAGAGTGCCTCTCTTTTCAGATATGTATAT GTTTGGTTTCAAAGCAAGGTCTAAGAGAGATGCGGAGGAACAACTGCCGGAGaagaaagggaaagagaagATGATGAGAATTGAGTGA
- the LOC121774876 gene encoding uncharacterized protein LOC121774876 isoform X1, which translates to MQHMGGGLGLRFIMLKYTPLSMNYCCIDEVELKDDTERNLEELEFKGNCLHQGIPVSPGIVCVSDTMYMFGGVIYSVPQPVLSKQMTLTNCLSYAPLPSDSSPVTWTRSPTGMSVDRVNPMVAPLHDGRIFICGGTYIRSSWAEVYDPKTCQFLSLQLPMSVAKIPIPISCFQYTNELVLIYYDAWFYNQDEYEGRARMSCNIEGYEPTLLQYNLVSNYWQVFARELPEPYLDPYKRNLVYVGGDILFMMDYSYSWLVYNLSSKKVGNVEVELPDAAVIEAFYVGNTHTTHTSWVFYVFLRHKVNYITGGVRYAKVEVVQGKDGDYIATVQMNGVLRVPLFSDMYMFGFKARSKRDAEEQLPEKKGKEKMMRIE; encoded by the exons ATG CAGCATATGGGGGGTGGTCTAGGTCTACGCTTCATTATGTTGAAGTACACGCCTCTGAGTATGAACTACTGTTGTATTGACGAGGTGGAATTGAAGGATGATACTGAACGTAATCTAGAAGAATTAGAATTTAAAGGAAATTGTTTGCATCAGGGCATTCCAGTTAGCCCTGGAATTGTTTGTGTCAGTGATACCATGTACATGTTCGGAGGTGTCATCTACTCGGTCCCACAGCCCGTTTTAAGTAAACAAATGACGTTGACAAACTGCTTGTCATATGCACCACTTCCGAGTGATTCTTCTCCTGTGACTTGGACTCGTAGCCCCACTGGTATGAGTGTAGACCGAGTCAACCCCATGGTAGCCCCATTACACGATGGCAGGATATTCATCTGTGGTGGCACTTATATAAGAAGTAGTTGGGCTGAGGTCTACGACCCGAAGACATGCCAGTTCCTCAGTCTGCAATTGCCTATGAGCGTGGCTAAGATTCCCATACCAATATCTTGCTTTCAGTACACCAATGAATTGGTACTGATATACTATGATGCCTGGTTTTACAATCAAGACGAATACGAAGGCAGAGCCCGCATGTCCTGCAACATTGAAGGATACGAACCAACACTCCTCCAGTACAATTTGGTATCAAACTATTGGCAAGTCTTTGCAAGGGAATTACCTGAGCCATACCTTGACCCGTATAAGAGGAACCTCGTCTATGTGGGTGGAGACATTCTATTCATGATGGACTACTCATATAGCTGGTTGGTCTACAATCTGTCCTCAAAGAAGGTGGGAAACGTGGAGGTGGAGCTTCCGGATGCGGCTGTGATTGAAGCTTTCTATGTCGGCAACACTCATACCACACACACTAGTTGGGTCTTCTATGTATTCCTTCGTCATAAGGTTAATTATATAACTGGTGGTGTTCGATATGCCAAGGTCGAAGTTGTGCAAGGCAAGGACGGGGATTACATTGCTACTGTGCAGATGAACGGTGTCCTGAGAGTGCCTCTCTTTTCAGATATGTATAT GTTTGGTTTCAAAGCAAGGTCTAAGAGAGATGCGGAGGAACAACTGCCGGAGaagaaagggaaagagaagATGATGAGAATTGAGTGA